One window of the Pedobacter ginsengisoli genome contains the following:
- the dnaJ gene encoding molecular chaperone DnaJ — translation MSKKDFYDVLGVTKSASAEEIKKAYRKLAIKFHPDKNPGDKAAEDSFKEAAEAYEILSNPEKKQRYDHYGHAGVGGASGGGYGGGGMNMEDIFSQFGDIFGGGGGSPFESFFGGGGQQSRGGRRVAKGTNLRIKVKLTLEEIANGTEKKIKVNKQISCKTCDGTGAKDRSSVSTCKTCGGSGAVRRVTNTILGQMQTSSTCPTCNGSGQQITAKCTSCHGDGIVRGEETITINIPAGVSDGMQLSMSGKGNAAPSGGIPGDLIILIEEIPHETLKREGNNVVYDLHVSIIDAALGYSAEVPTIDGKAKIKIEPGTQSGKLLRLKGKGIPEINSYHRGDEIIHVNIWTPKALSSEERSMLEKLRESPNFKPQPGKHDKSFFEKMKEYFE, via the coding sequence ATGAGTAAGAAAGATTTTTATGATGTACTTGGTGTAACCAAAAGCGCATCTGCCGAAGAAATTAAAAAGGCTTATCGAAAACTGGCCATTAAATTTCACCCTGATAAAAATCCTGGTGATAAAGCTGCCGAGGATAGCTTTAAAGAAGCTGCCGAAGCTTATGAGATTTTAAGTAATCCGGAAAAGAAACAACGTTATGACCATTATGGCCATGCCGGTGTTGGTGGAGCATCAGGCGGCGGATATGGCGGTGGTGGAATGAACATGGAAGATATCTTCAGTCAGTTTGGAGATATTTTTGGTGGCGGCGGTGGTAGCCCTTTCGAAAGCTTTTTTGGAGGGGGAGGTCAGCAATCGCGCGGTGGCCGACGTGTTGCCAAAGGAACCAACCTTCGCATCAAAGTAAAACTTACTCTTGAAGAAATTGCCAACGGCACAGAGAAAAAAATCAAAGTAAATAAACAAATTAGCTGTAAAACATGCGACGGAACAGGAGCTAAAGACCGCTCTTCTGTAAGTACATGCAAAACCTGTGGTGGAAGTGGAGCCGTTCGTAGAGTAACCAACACTATTCTTGGCCAGATGCAAACCAGCTCTACCTGCCCTACTTGTAACGGTAGCGGACAGCAAATTACAGCTAAATGTACATCTTGTCATGGTGATGGTATAGTTCGTGGTGAAGAAACCATTACTATCAATATCCCTGCTGGTGTAAGTGACGGCATGCAATTAAGTATGAGTGGAAAAGGTAATGCTGCCCCTAGCGGTGGTATCCCCGGAGATCTGATCATCCTGATTGAAGAAATACCTCATGAAACTTTAAAACGTGAAGGAAATAATGTGGTCTATGATTTACATGTTTCTATCATTGATGCAGCATTAGGCTATAGTGCCGAAGTTCCAACTATTGATGGTAAAGCAAAAATCAAAATTGAACCAGGTACCCAAAGCGGAAAATTATTGCGCTTAAAAGGTAAAGGTATTCCTGAAATCAATTCATATCACAGAGGCGATGAGATTATCCATGTAAACATATGGACTCCAAAGGCTTTAAGCTCAGAAGAAAGAAGCATGCTTGAAAAATTAAGAGAGTCTCCTAATTTCAAACCACAACCTGGTAAACATGATAAGAGTTTCTTTGAGAAAATGAAGGAATATTTCGAATAA
- a CDS encoding exopolyphosphatase, whose translation MRAAVIDLGTNTFHLIIADISDANVQIIYKTNVPVRLGQGRINENIIIPEAFERGVETLKIFKQQIDKYKAQQTVAVATSAVRSATNGKDFVDAVRKNASINIQVIDGDKEAEYIYNGVKATGIINGTSLIMDIGGGSTEFIICDNNKLLWKKSYNIGAARLMQAYFHSDPISEQDKSAIINHLNNELTDLKEACILFKPNHLIGSAGAFETFAGMLLKEDIEIKNIKSASIAFTTYNSLSEKLIASTHAERENMPDLIELRVDMIVIAAILTNHILSMSEIKEISLSTYDLKMGVLYSFAD comes from the coding sequence ATGAGAGCTGCAGTTATTGATCTTGGTACTAATACCTTCCACCTTATAATAGCAGATATATCTGATGCTAACGTTCAGATCATCTATAAAACAAATGTTCCGGTTAGGCTTGGCCAGGGACGAATTAATGAAAACATCATTATCCCGGAAGCATTTGAGCGTGGAGTTGAAACACTAAAAATCTTTAAACAACAAATTGATAAGTATAAGGCCCAGCAAACAGTAGCTGTCGCCACTTCGGCAGTAAGAAGCGCCACCAATGGAAAGGATTTTGTTGATGCCGTAAGGAAAAATGCCAGTATTAATATACAGGTTATTGATGGTGATAAAGAAGCTGAATACATTTATAACGGAGTAAAAGCTACAGGCATAATCAATGGCACATCATTGATTATGGATATAGGTGGTGGAAGCACTGAATTTATAATCTGCGACAATAATAAACTATTGTGGAAGAAAAGCTATAACATAGGTGCTGCCAGGTTAATGCAGGCTTATTTCCATTCTGATCCAATTAGTGAGCAAGATAAATCTGCTATAATTAATCATTTAAACAATGAACTAACCGATTTAAAAGAAGCTTGTATATTATTTAAGCCTAATCATCTAATAGGATCTGCAGGAGCTTTTGAGACCTTTGCCGGCATGCTTTTAAAAGAAGACATTGAAATAAAGAATATAAAATCCGCATCTATAGCATTTACCACTTACAATAGCCTATCTGAAAAGCTAATTGCATCTACACACGCAGAACGAGAAAACATGCCTGACCTGATAGAATTAAGGGTAGATATGATAGTTATTGCCGCGATTCTTACAAATCATATTCTATCAATGTCTGAGATTAAAGAGATTAGCCTGTCTACCTACGATTTAAAAATGGGTGTTCTATATTCCTTTGCAGATTAA
- a CDS encoding Maf family nucleotide pyrophosphatase codes for MYKQKLPIILASKSPRRQELMKSMNLDFKVVLKDVDESYPEDLLPAEIAIYIAEKKAAAFADISNESIVVTADTIVAYNNEILGKPEDATHATEMLSKLSGTNHQVYTGVSIVHAGKTHSFYDVTEVFFNPLTAEQIEFYITNFNPFDKAGAYGIQDWIGLVAVDKIIGSYTNVMGLPTEKLYKALVAF; via the coding sequence ATGTACAAGCAGAAACTTCCGATAATACTCGCCTCAAAATCTCCAAGAAGACAGGAATTGATGAAATCTATGAATCTTGATTTTAAAGTAGTTTTAAAGGATGTGGATGAAAGCTATCCGGAGGATTTATTACCAGCAGAAATTGCAATTTATATTGCCGAAAAGAAGGCCGCAGCATTTGCTGATATTAGTAATGAAAGCATTGTAGTTACCGCTGATACCATTGTTGCCTATAATAACGAAATATTAGGTAAACCTGAAGATGCTACCCACGCTACAGAAATGCTAAGCAAACTTTCAGGCACAAATCATCAGGTTTATACAGGGGTTAGTATTGTCCATGCCGGTAAAACACATTCCTTTTACGATGTTACTGAAGTATTTTTTAATCCGTTAACCGCAGAGCAGATTGAATTTTATATCACTAATTTTAATCCTTTTGATAAAGCAGGTGCTTATGGTATTCAGGATTGGATAGGTCTGGTAGCTGTTGATAAGATTATTGGTTCTTATACAAATGTAATGGGCTTGCCAACAGAAAAACTGTATAAAGCCCTGGTTGCTTTTTAA
- a CDS encoding periplasmic heavy metal sensor, whose translation MKKLLIICGLLFSVVTFAQAQQGQGNGGRRGGTPEERAKRNTEMLTKKLSLTADQQTKVSAIYLEQAEGMKKLREDAAGDRDAMRAAMVKSNEESDAKISALLNDDQKKAYTTWKEERKEAMKKRQEGNGGGQ comes from the coding sequence ATGAAAAAATTATTGATTATCTGCGGATTGTTATTCAGTGTGGTAACATTTGCACAAGCACAACAAGGTCAGGGAAATGGTGGTCGCAGAGGCGGAACACCTGAAGAAAGAGCAAAAAGAAATACTGAGATGCTTACTAAAAAGTTAAGCCTTACAGCAGATCAGCAAACCAAAGTTTCTGCCATATATCTGGAGCAAGCCGAGGGAATGAAAAAATTACGTGAAGATGCTGCGGGAGATAGAGATGCAATGAGGGCCGCAATGGTAAAATCTAATGAGGAAAGTGATGCTAAAATTAGTGCCTTATTAAATGATGATCAGAAAAAAGCTTATACTACCTGGAAAGAGGAAAGAAAAGAAGCTATGAAAAAAAGACAAGAAGGTAACGGCGGAGGTCAATAA
- a CDS encoding KdsC family phosphatase — MFLQKLKEITTLIFDVDGVLTNGDIIASDSGEFLRTFNIKDGYALQLAVKRGYLICIISGGKGLAMQRRFEGLGIAEVFLGVSDKVEVFSSLLTKYNLTASEVLYMGDDIPDLKVMQLAGLPTCPSDAVPEIKAISEYVSPYPGGKTAVRDIVEKVLKVQQKWFDENPSAADSGK; from the coding sequence ATGTTTCTGCAGAAGCTTAAAGAGATTACCACCCTTATTTTTGATGTGGATGGTGTACTTACCAATGGTGATATTATAGCATCAGATAGTGGAGAGTTTCTGCGTACATTTAATATTAAGGATGGTTATGCTTTACAGTTAGCCGTAAAACGGGGATATCTCATTTGTATAATCTCTGGAGGTAAGGGTTTGGCAATGCAAAGACGTTTTGAAGGTTTAGGCATTGCCGAAGTATTTCTGGGTGTTTCAGATAAGGTAGAAGTATTTAGCTCTCTTCTAACCAAATACAATCTCACTGCCAGTGAAGTGTTGTATATGGGAGATGATATTCCCGATCTTAAGGTAATGCAACTGGCAGGGCTTCCAACATGCCCTTCAGATGCTGTTCCTGAAATAAAAGCTATTTCAGAATATGTTTCGCCATACCCAGGGGGGAAAACCGCAGTTCGCGATATTGTGGAAAAGGTACTTAAAGTACAGCAGAAATGGTTCGATGAGAACCCATCAGCAGCCGATTCAGGCAAGTAA
- the iscX gene encoding Fe-S cluster assembly protein IscX, whose translation MQDKFALPIYWNDHEDIAQELYEKFGDDFNEAKIYRIRFTELIEWVLELPNFKGTREESSEGHLEQIQSAWVYEWRDNQD comes from the coding sequence ATGCAAGATAAATTTGCTTTACCAATATACTGGAATGACCATGAAGATATAGCCCAGGAGTTGTATGAGAAATTTGGTGATGATTTTAACGAAGCTAAAATATATCGCATCAGATTTACTGAGTTAATAGAATGGGTATTGGAATTACCTAATTTTAAAGGCACCAGAGAAGAAAGTAGCGAAGGTCATTTGGAGCAAATTCAGTCGGCCTGGGTTTACGAATGGAGAGATAATCAAGATTAA
- a CDS encoding 2Fe-2S iron-sulfur cluster-binding protein: MSIFKLKINFEEQGKEAIELPIVSGESVLDACLDHGIELQHNCGGVCGCSTCHVYVLKGMDNIQEISDKEEDFIDRAVRPRITSRLGCQCVVIDGDIEVTIPDQSEFLGH, from the coding sequence ATGAGTATTTTTAAATTAAAGATAAATTTTGAAGAACAAGGAAAAGAAGCCATTGAATTACCCATTGTAAGTGGAGAATCGGTTCTTGATGCTTGTTTAGATCACGGAATAGAATTACAGCACAATTGCGGTGGAGTTTGTGGCTGCAGTACCTGTCATGTTTACGTATTAAAGGGTATGGATAATATCCAGGAAATTTCTGACAAAGAGGAGGACTTTATTGACAGGGCTGTTCGTCCTAGAATTACTTCGCGATTAGGATGTCAGTGCGTTGTTATAGATGGGGATATAGAAGTAACTATTCCAGATCAATCAGAGTTTTTAGGTCACTAA
- a CDS encoding Rossmann-like and DUF2520 domain-containing protein, translating to MKVVCIGSGNVATHLANALKAKGVNLIQVWSRDLTNASELAKSINAAATSNLDEIDRSADLYIIAVKDDAIPTITENLKDVNGLVVHTSGATPIDTLSAHRNYGVLYPLQTFSKAKSIDFVDVPLCIEANNAHSLELLKKVANKLSSPVYEVNSEKRKILHLAAVFACNFVNHLYVLSDKVVEHFGLDFEILKPLIMETALKVQSELPINVQTGPAVRNDEQTMIKHQDLLSDMPELKEIYQTLSKSIKKTHL from the coding sequence ATGAAAGTAGTTTGTATTGGTTCTGGTAATGTGGCGACACATTTGGCTAATGCTTTAAAAGCGAAAGGTGTAAATCTGATTCAGGTTTGGAGCAGAGATTTAACAAACGCATCTGAGCTTGCTAAATCTATCAATGCTGCAGCTACTTCAAATCTGGATGAAATTGACCGTTCTGCTGATCTATATATCATTGCAGTAAAAGACGATGCTATTCCAACAATTACGGAAAACCTGAAAGATGTAAACGGCCTGGTTGTCCACACATCCGGAGCAACCCCAATAGATACATTATCCGCGCATAGAAATTACGGCGTTTTATATCCATTGCAAACTTTTTCTAAAGCAAAATCAATTGATTTTGTGGATGTTCCATTATGTATTGAGGCTAACAATGCCCATTCTTTAGAACTATTGAAAAAGGTAGCAAACAAACTTTCTTCTCCTGTTTATGAAGTGAACAGTGAGAAAAGGAAAATATTACATTTGGCAGCTGTTTTTGCCTGTAATTTTGTGAACCATCTTTATGTACTAAGTGATAAAGTAGTGGAGCATTTTGGACTAGACTTTGAGATCCTTAAGCCATTGATTATGGAAACGGCCTTGAAGGTGCAGAGTGAATTACCTATAAATGTACAAACAGGGCCTGCTGTTCGGAATGACGAACAGACTATGATTAAACATCAGGATTTACTGAGTGATATGCCTGAATTAAAAGAAATCTATCAAACTTTAAGTAAAAGCATTAAAAAAACACATTTATAG
- the ccsA gene encoding cytochrome c biogenesis protein CcsA, with amino-acid sequence MDIQFIGETLLPGKVGQFFIVLAFAASLLSTISYFFATQNKDLSDQSWKRIGRISFLINWLSVIGIGSTLFFLILNHYNEYYYVYSHSSKELPVYYIVSAFWEGQEGSFWLWAFWQSLLGVILIWKARSWENSVMTVVAFSQAFLTSMLLGVEIFGERIGSSPFILLRDAVNLKEMAPVVFADPENFKNYLKFIADGRGLNPLLQNYWMVIHPPTLFLGFASMVVPFAYGIAGLWQKKYKEWVKPAMPWALFAVMILGTGIIMGSFWAYEALNFGGFWAWDPVENASIIPWLTLIAGVHVMIAFKNTGHAFFTAIALIFLSFVLVLYASFLTRSGILGETSVHSFTDLGMFGHLILYNVVFLALPVILLVIRWKELPITNKDEETYSREFWMFIGALVITVACIQVIFSTSVPVFNAAFGTNFAPPVDAIKYYNQWQAPFAILVTIISGFSQFMKYKRTDIRKFYSSLVATIIFSAVLTSGFVYITNVYHNLMYILLTFSCVFAIMSNAKILGQGFGGKRKLVGAAVAHIGFALLLLGALVAAATNKPISLNASNFIPVKDFEKAEKPGENIVLYKNEPKKMGKYTVTYISDTTIAPNTFYKLNFKVYDESTGKVKEDFEVNPHIQSNEKMGLIASPDTKHYLTYDIYTHVTSAPLKEDKEHGDHEGHSEEENYKAPRIVNVSVGDTLHTSSGVLTVKALNPKPQAKDLVIGPKDLAVGMPIEIDVNGKIYKTEPIFLVKGNNVFDFARNIDDLGLRVRFTKVIPDQGKMELQVFEKPQQAKDWVVFKSIEFPYINLYWVGTIVMVVGFLISIFRRQKEVKAV; translated from the coding sequence ATGGATATACAATTTATTGGAGAAACCCTCCTTCCGGGTAAAGTCGGGCAATTCTTTATTGTTTTAGCATTCGCTGCATCTTTATTATCAACCATCTCTTATTTTTTTGCTACTCAAAATAAGGATCTTTCAGATCAATCATGGAAACGCATCGGTCGTATCTCATTTCTAATAAACTGGCTTAGTGTAATAGGTATAGGATCAACACTGTTTTTTTTAATATTAAATCATTATAACGAGTACTATTACGTTTATTCGCATTCATCAAAAGAACTTCCTGTTTATTATATTGTTTCAGCATTTTGGGAAGGGCAAGAAGGAAGCTTTTGGCTTTGGGCATTCTGGCAATCATTACTAGGTGTAATTTTAATCTGGAAAGCCAGGTCGTGGGAAAACAGCGTAATGACAGTGGTTGCTTTTTCTCAGGCATTTTTAACTTCAATGTTATTGGGGGTTGAAATTTTTGGCGAAAGAATAGGTAGCTCTCCATTTATACTTTTAAGAGATGCAGTAAATCTTAAGGAGATGGCACCGGTTGTATTTGCCGATCCTGAGAATTTTAAGAATTATTTAAAGTTTATAGCTGATGGTCGTGGATTAAACCCGTTGCTTCAAAATTATTGGATGGTTATACATCCACCCACTTTATTTTTGGGTTTTGCAAGTATGGTTGTACCATTTGCTTACGGAATAGCCGGATTATGGCAAAAGAAATATAAAGAATGGGTAAAACCTGCAATGCCATGGGCATTATTTGCTGTAATGATTTTGGGAACAGGTATTATTATGGGTTCTTTCTGGGCATATGAAGCACTGAATTTTGGTGGTTTCTGGGCTTGGGATCCTGTAGAAAATGCTTCAATTATCCCTTGGTTAACGCTTATAGCAGGAGTTCATGTGATGATTGCCTTTAAAAATACAGGACATGCTTTTTTTACTGCAATTGCGCTAATCTTTCTAAGCTTTGTATTGGTATTGTATGCTTCATTCCTTACAAGGAGCGGTATTTTGGGCGAAACCTCCGTACATTCATTTACAGATCTGGGTATGTTTGGCCACCTTATATTGTATAATGTAGTCTTTTTGGCTTTGCCTGTAATTTTATTGGTTATAAGATGGAAAGAATTGCCAATTACCAATAAAGACGAAGAAACTTATTCAAGAGAATTCTGGATGTTTATTGGTGCGCTTGTAATTACAGTAGCTTGTATTCAGGTAATTTTCTCTACCTCTGTGCCTGTTTTTAATGCCGCATTTGGAACTAATTTTGCACCTCCTGTTGATGCTATTAAATACTATAATCAATGGCAAGCACCATTTGCTATATTGGTAACAATCATATCTGGATTTTCTCAGTTCATGAAATATAAGAGAACTGATATCCGTAAATTTTATAGCAGTCTTGTAGCAACTATAATTTTCTCTGCAGTACTTACTTCAGGTTTTGTGTACATCACAAATGTATATCATAACCTAATGTATATCCTGTTAACCTTCAGTTGTGTTTTCGCTATCATGTCTAATGCGAAAATTTTAGGTCAGGGTTTTGGAGGCAAACGGAAATTGGTAGGTGCAGCAGTTGCACATATTGGTTTTGCCTTGTTACTATTAGGTGCTTTGGTAGCGGCAGCTACCAATAAGCCAATCTCTTTAAATGCATCTAATTTTATTCCTGTTAAGGATTTTGAAAAGGCTGAGAAGCCCGGTGAGAATATTGTTCTTTACAAGAATGAGCCCAAAAAAATGGGTAAGTATACAGTTACTTATATTAGTGATACTACTATTGCCCCTAACACTTTCTACAAATTGAACTTCAAGGTTTATGACGAAAGTACCGGTAAGGTAAAAGAAGATTTTGAAGTAAACCCTCACATACAGTCTAACGAGAAAATGGGGCTTATTGCATCTCCTGATACTAAACATTACCTAACTTATGATATTTATACTCATGTTACAAGTGCTCCCTTGAAAGAGGATAAAGAGCATGGAGATCATGAAGGTCATAGTGAAGAAGAAAATTATAAAGCACCAAGAATTGTAAATGTTAGCGTTGGGGATACCTTACATACAAGTAGTGGGGTGCTTACTGTTAAAGCCTTAAATCCAAAACCACAGGCCAAAGATTTAGTGATAGGCCCTAAAGATTTAGCTGTAGGTATGCCAATAGAGATTGATGTAAATGGCAAAATATATAAAACTGAGCCTATCTTTTTAGTGAAAGGTAATAATGTATTTGATTTTGCCCGAAATATTGATGATCTGGGATTAAGAGTTAGGTTTACAAAAGTAATCCCTGATCAAGGAAAAATGGAATTACAGGTTTTCGAAAAACCTCAGCAGGCTAAGGATTGGGTTGTATTTAAATCTATTGAATTCCCTTATATAAACTTGTATTGGGTGGGTACCATTGTAATGGTTGTAGGGTTTTTAATTTCCATTTTCAGGAGACAAAAAGAAGTTAAAGCAGTTTAA
- a CDS encoding cytochrome c maturation protein CcmE has product MRKSAIVGLITIAICVGFLVSLNADTNSYSTFTEAAKDSKEFHVMGYWEKGKGTYYDAQKDANHFAFYMKDQNGSVNKVVYNGTKPQDFERSEKLVLIGKMKDNTFYASKILMKCPSKYNNDLVEVKKDGKVEKYN; this is encoded by the coding sequence ATGAGAAAAAGTGCAATTGTTGGTTTAATTACTATAGCGATATGTGTAGGTTTTTTAGTTAGTCTAAACGCTGATACAAATAGCTATTCTACATTTACTGAGGCTGCAAAAGATTCTAAAGAATTTCACGTAATGGGTTATTGGGAAAAGGGAAAGGGTACCTACTACGATGCACAGAAGGACGCCAATCACTTCGCTTTTTACATGAAAGATCAAAATGGCAGTGTTAATAAAGTTGTTTACAATGGTACAAAGCCTCAGGATTTTGAACGTTCCGAAAAACTGGTATTAATCGGGAAAATGAAAGATAATACCTTCTATGCCTCTAAAATACTAATGAAATGTCCATCTAAATATAATAATGATCTTGTAGAAGTCAAGAAGGACGGTAAAGTGGAAAAATACAATTAA
- the msrA gene encoding peptide-methionine (S)-S-oxide reductase MsrA, producing MRTKIIFLIMLPTFFCACNEAQKLETKDGFAVITAAKNGEAVATYAGGCFWAMQECMLELKGVSKVISGYSGGTKANPDYNEVLSKATGYAEAVQVYYDPKVISFEKLTEAFFNAHDPTQEDGQGPDLGSDYRSIAFYRSPSEKVTIQKWISRIDSINGYNRPVVTEVVPFKIIYPAETEHQDYYRRRSWDPYIRNVSRPKVLKLRKTMPYLIKSEYKD from the coding sequence ATGAGAACTAAAATAATATTTCTGATAATGCTGCCTACTTTTTTTTGTGCTTGCAATGAGGCGCAAAAACTGGAAACTAAAGATGGATTTGCCGTAATAACAGCAGCAAAAAATGGAGAGGCTGTAGCAACATATGCTGGTGGTTGTTTTTGGGCAATGCAGGAGTGTATGCTGGAATTAAAAGGAGTGAGTAAGGTAATAAGCGGTTATTCGGGTGGCACCAAAGCAAATCCGGATTATAACGAGGTATTATCTAAGGCTACCGGATATGCGGAAGCAGTTCAGGTTTATTATGACCCCAAAGTAATTAGCTTTGAAAAACTAACTGAAGCATTTTTCAATGCACACGACCCTACCCAGGAGGATGGACAAGGACCTGATCTGGGTTCTGATTATCGTTCAATTGCTTTCTATCGTTCGCCTTCAGAGAAAGTAACAATACAAAAATGGATTAGTAGAATTGACTCTATAAATGGTTACAACAGGCCGGTGGTAACCGAGGTGGTTCCATTTAAGATAATTTATCCAGCTGAAACCGAACATCAGGATTATTACAGGAGGCGTAGCTGGGATCCATACATCAGAAATGTCTCTCGTCCAAAAGTGCTAAAGCTCAGAAAAACTATGCCTTATCTTATAAAATCTGAGTATAAAGACTAA
- a CDS encoding Glu/Leu/Phe/Val family dehydrogenase: MANSANETKFFADVCKNFDSAAQFTSHPEGLLNQIKACNSVYRFQFPIRRGNGFEVIDAWRVEHSHHMSPTKGGIRYSEMVNEDEVMALAALMTYKCAIVNVPFGGAKGGICINPKNYSVAELETITRRYTTELIKKNFIGPGIDVPAPDYGSGEREMSWIADTYMTMNPGQLDALGCVTGKPIALHGIRGRKEATGRGVAYAVKECVNVAEDMQKLGFKAGLGDKRVIVQGLGNVGYHSAKFLSEFGATIVGLCEYEGAIYNENGLNIDEVFAHRKNTGSILGFPGATDFKNSMEGLEQPCDILVPAALENQLTVNNIRNIKAKIIAEGANGPTTPEAEEIFTEMGGMIIPDMYCNAGGVTVSYFEWLKNLSHVAFGRMENRYAENSNANLINTLESLTGKKIPAENRLMIVKGASEMELVNSGLEDTMIHSYHEIRENLITKPGVQTLRMAAFVGSIDKIAVSYMNLGIWP; this comes from the coding sequence ATGGCTAATTCAGCAAATGAGACAAAATTTTTTGCCGACGTGTGTAAAAATTTTGACAGTGCAGCGCAGTTCACTTCCCATCCCGAGGGACTATTAAATCAAATTAAAGCCTGTAACAGTGTGTATCGTTTCCAGTTCCCAATCAGAAGAGGAAATGGATTCGAAGTTATTGATGCATGGCGTGTAGAACACTCTCATCACATGAGCCCAACAAAAGGCGGTATCCGTTACAGCGAGATGGTAAATGAAGATGAGGTAATGGCTTTAGCTGCCCTAATGACTTACAAGTGCGCTATTGTAAATGTTCCTTTCGGTGGGGCAAAAGGAGGTATTTGTATTAATCCTAAAAACTATTCTGTGGCCGAGCTGGAAACGATAACGCGACGCTACACAACCGAGTTGATTAAGAAGAATTTTATTGGTCCGGGCATTGATGTCCCTGCTCCTGATTATGGATCAGGTGAGCGTGAAATGAGCTGGATAGCTGATACTTACATGACTATGAACCCTGGTCAATTGGATGCATTAGGGTGCGTTACAGGAAAACCAATTGCTTTGCATGGTATCCGTGGTCGTAAGGAAGCTACCGGGCGTGGGGTTGCTTATGCAGTTAAAGAGTGCGTAAATGTGGCAGAGGATATGCAAAAACTTGGATTTAAGGCTGGCTTGGGTGATAAGCGTGTTATTGTACAGGGTTTAGGAAACGTGGGTTATCATTCAGCCAAATTCCTGTCGGAGTTTGGAGCAACAATAGTTGGTCTTTGCGAATATGAAGGCGCAATATATAATGAAAACGGGTTAAACATTGACGAGGTTTTTGCTCATCGTAAAAATACAGGATCAATATTAGGTTTTCCTGGTGCTACTGATTTTAAAAATTCCATGGAAGGATTAGAGCAACCATGTGATATTCTGGTTCCGGCTGCATTAGAGAATCAGCTTACCGTAAATAACATTCGCAACATAAAGGCAAAAATTATTGCCGAAGGTGCAAATGGACCAACTACTCCTGAAGCCGAAGAAATATTTACCGAAATGGGCGGAATGATTATTCCAGATATGTATTGCAATGCAGGTGGGGTTACTGTATCCTATTTCGAATGGTTAAAAAATCTTTCGCATGTTGCATTTGGACGTATGGAGAATCGTTATGCAGAGAACTCTAATGCCAATCTAATTAATACATTAGAGAGCCTTACAGGTAAAAAGATTCCTGCCGAGAATCGTTTAATGATTGTTAAGGGAGCATCTGAAATGGAACTTGTAAATTCTGGATTGGAAGATACAATGATTCACTCATACCATGAGATTAGAGAAAATTTAATAACTAAACCTGGTGTTCAGACATTAAGAATGGCTGCTTTTGTTGGGTCAATTGACAAGATCGCAGTTTCTTACATGAACCTTGGTATTTGGCCATAG
- a CDS encoding CcmD family protein, whose amino-acid sequence MKKIIFALMLLLSSVQLFAQSNDVEMADALRSNGKIYVVVICIVIILLGLLIYLFSLDKRLKKIEKKSSDKN is encoded by the coding sequence ATGAAGAAGATCATATTTGCTTTAATGCTATTATTAAGTTCAGTCCAACTATTTGCTCAATCCAACGATGTGGAGATGGCTGATGCTTTGCGTAGCAACGGAAAGATTTATGTAGTTGTGATCTGCATCGTTATAATTCTCCTGGGTTTGTTAATTTATCTATTCTCTCTTGATAAAAGATTAAAAAAAATAGAAAAGAAATCTTCAGATAAAAACTAA